The following nucleotide sequence is from Endozoicomonas sp. GU-1.
TGGAAGCGTTTGCAGAAAAGCACGACCTGAAAATTGGTACTATTGCCGACCTGATCCACTACCGGATTGTCCATGAAAAAACCGTAGAAAAGGTTGAGCAACGGGTCATTAATACCGACTTTGGCCAGTTTGATCTTTCGGTTTACCAGGACAGCATCAGCGACTGCAAACACCTGGCACTCAGCAAAGGCTATATCACGCCGGACTCACCAACCGTGGTTCGTGTTCACGCCATGGAACCGTTCCGTGACCTGCTGGCAGCCCACAGTGACGCTACCCGCACCAGCTGGTCTCTGCATAAAGCCATGGCCAGGGTCGCCGAAGAAGGCTGCGGGGTTGTGGTACTGCTGGATTCCGGCAGCCACCAGGACCTGGGAATGGCCCTGGAGCGCTTTGTTGATGCCAATGAGCGTTCGTCTTCCGATGGGATGTCCAGAGCCTACCAGGCCATTGGCACCGGCTCACAGATTTTGCGGGACCTGGGCGTTGGCAAGATGCGCCTGTTAAGCTCGCCCATCCGCTTTGCGGCTCTTTCCGGGTTTGACCTGGAAGTTGTGGAGTATCTGCCATTTGGTGAGTAACTCATCCGATGGAAATAGCCCCTCAATAGCGTAAAAAAATCACAATGAACGTTACCCGATCATGTAAACTGATCGGATATCGTTCATCTGTATTTAATACAGAAGTTGCCTTTGCTATTACTATTTG
It contains:
- the ribBA gene encoding bifunctional 3,4-dihydroxy-2-butanone-4-phosphate synthase/GTP cyclohydrolase II yields the protein MQLNSIEELLEDIRLGKPVILMDDEDRENEGDLIIAAEKITPEIVNFMTREARGLLCLTLTGDRCDFLGLPPMVGASDNQSGYGTPFTVSIEAAEGVTTGISAQDRARTILTAVDPLSRPADIVQPGHIFPLRARPGGVLSRAGHTEAGCDLARLAGLTPAAAIIEIMNEDGSMARRPDLEAFAEKHDLKIGTIADLIHYRIVHEKTVEKVEQRVINTDFGQFDLSVYQDSISDCKHLALSKGYITPDSPTVVRVHAMEPFRDLLAAHSDATRTSWSLHKAMARVAEEGCGVVVLLDSGSHQDLGMALERFVDANERSSSDGMSRAYQAIGTGSQILRDLGVGKMRLLSSPIRFAALSGFDLEVVEYLPFGE